AAGGCGTTCGGGTCGTCCTTGCCGACCACCGGCCAGCCGACTCCGTAATCGCCCTCCCAGTGCACCTCGATACCCGGATTCGCGTGATCGGTTCCGTCCGGCAGGAACAGATGCGGGCTGCACACCACCCGTTCGGTCGCCGAGATCGCCGCGTCGTCGGACAGCGAGCGACGGGCCCGGCCGTCGTCGAGCGCCTCGGTCAGCGCCGCGACGTCCACCGCGTCCGTGGACTCGGCCGCGGCCAGGATCACCGCGCGATTGCTGATACACCGCGACTCGGCCCAGAACGCCCGGCGCAACGCCAGATCGAGCTGCTCCGAGGCGTGCAGGCTCTGCTCCTTCGCCGCGATGACCGCCTCCAAAGCGGGCAGCGTCGTCGACGGGTACAGGTACTCCTTGTCCTGCCACAGCTGCCAGCCCGCGGCCGGTTCCTGCTGTCCCATCCGACCGACCTCGCTGTCGGTGCCCGCGCGTGGGCTGGGTGCGCCGTTGAGCAACTCCAGCGGGAACGCGCG
This Actinoalloteichus hymeniacidonis DNA region includes the following protein-coding sequences:
- a CDS encoding DsbA family oxidoreductase, whose protein sequence is MTATTDVDLTPQQGVIVVFSDIWCSFAHIAVHRLHTTRARLGLTDRVRFDLRAFPLELLNGAPSPRAGTDSEVGRMGQQEPAAGWQLWQDKEYLYPSTTLPALEAVIAAKEQSLHASEQLDLALRRAFWAESRCISNRAVILAAAESTDAVDVAALTEALDDGRARRSLSDDAAISATERVVCSPHLFLPDGTDHANPGIEVHWEGDYGVGWPVVGKDDPNAFEELLKRAAT